Proteins encoded by one window of Pseudomonas sp. PSKL.D1:
- the yajC gene encoding preprotein translocase subunit YajC has protein sequence MSFFIPAAYADAAAPAAGPAGTGFEWIFLVGFLVIFYLMIWRPQAKRAKEQKNLLSNLQKGDEVVTNGGIAGKIVKVSDDFVVLEVSDTVELKFQKGAIAATLPKGTLKAI, from the coding sequence ATGAGCTTCTTCATCCCCGCCGCCTACGCGGACGCTGCTGCACCGGCCGCCGGCCCAGCTGGTACCGGTTTTGAGTGGATCTTCCTGGTTGGTTTCCTGGTCATCTTCTACCTGATGATCTGGCGCCCGCAGGCCAAGCGTGCCAAAGAGCAGAAGAACCTGCTCAGCAACTTGCAGAAAGGTGACGAAGTTGTCACCAACGGCGGTATCGCCGGCAAGATCGTCAAGGTTTCCGATGACTTCGTGGTACTGGAAGTGTCCGACACCGTCGAGCTGAAGTTCCAGAAGGGCGCCATTGCCGCGACCCTGCCAAAAGGTACGCTCAAGGCTATCTGA
- the queA gene encoding tRNA preQ1(34) S-adenosylmethionine ribosyltransferase-isomerase QueA, with product MRVADFSFELPDSLIARHPLAERHGSRLLVLDGPSGALAHKQFPDLLEYLQPGDLMVFNNTRVIPARLFGQKASGGKLEVLVERVLDSHRVLAHVRASKAPKEGAMILIDGGGEAEMVARHDTLFELRFTEEVLPLLDRVGHMPLPPYIDRPDEGADRERYQTVYAERAGAVAAPTAGLHFDEALLEKIAAKGVERAFVTLHVGAGTFQPVRVDKIEDHHMHKEWLEVSQDVVDAIEACRARGGRVIAVGTTSVRSLESAARDGVLKAFSGDTDIFIYPGRPFHVVDALVTNFHLPESTLLMLVSAFAGYPETMAAYAAAVEHGYRFFSYGDAMFITRNPAPRGPEDQA from the coding sequence ATGCGCGTCGCCGATTTTTCTTTCGAACTCCCCGATTCCCTGATCGCCCGCCACCCGCTGGCCGAGCGCCATGGCAGCCGTCTGCTGGTCCTCGATGGGCCGAGCGGGGCGTTGGCGCACAAGCAATTCCCGGATTTGCTCGAGTACCTGCAGCCTGGCGACCTGATGGTGTTCAACAACACCCGGGTCATCCCGGCGCGGCTGTTTGGCCAGAAAGCTTCCGGCGGCAAGCTGGAAGTGCTGGTCGAGCGCGTGCTCGACAGCCATCGTGTGCTGGCCCATGTGCGTGCCAGCAAGGCGCCTAAAGAAGGCGCGATGATCCTTATCGATGGCGGTGGCGAGGCCGAAATGGTTGCCCGCCACGACACGTTGTTCGAGCTGCGCTTCACTGAAGAAGTGCTGCCGCTGCTCGACCGCGTCGGCCACATGCCGCTGCCGCCTTACATCGACCGCCCTGATGAGGGCGCCGACCGTGAGCGTTACCAGACGGTTTACGCCGAGCGCGCTGGCGCGGTAGCCGCGCCGACTGCCGGCCTGCACTTCGATGAAGCATTGCTGGAAAAAATCGCCGCCAAGGGCGTTGAACGCGCCTTCGTCACCTTGCACGTGGGTGCCGGCACCTTCCAGCCGGTGCGGGTCGACAAGATCGAAGACCACCACATGCATAAAGAGTGGCTCGAAGTGAGCCAGGACGTGGTCGATGCCATCGAGGCCTGCCGTGCCCGTGGCGGCCGCGTGATCGCGGTCGGCACCACCAGCGTGCGCTCGCTGGAAAGCGCTGCGCGCGACGGCGTGCTCAAGGCGTTCAGCGGCGACACCGATATCTTCATCTACCCGGGTCGCCCGTTCCATGTGGTCGACGCCTTGGTCACCAACTTCCACTTGCCGGAGTCCACGCTGCTGATGCTGGTCTCGGCCTTCGCCGGTTACCCCGAGACCATGGCTGCCTATGCGGCGGCGGTCGAGCACGGTTACCGCTTCTTCAGTTACGGTGATGCCATGTTCATCACCCGCAATCCGGCGCCCCGCGGCCCAGAGGATCAAGCATGA
- the secD gene encoding protein translocase subunit SecD — protein MLNKYPLWKYALIVLVLAVGFIYSAPNLYPDDPAVQISGASSALHVSQGDLDRATKALVDAGITVKSGSLGEKGSALVRLTNQEDQLPAKDVVRKALGDDYVVALNLAQTTPQWLRNLGASPMKLGLDLSGGVHFLLEVDMDKAMSARMKVYEGEVKTLLRKERIRYRSLPQQDGGIMLGFSDDATREQARALIRKNFNDFDLTTNERNELAVLRLALTQAKVAEIREYSIKQNLTTVRNRVNELGVAEPLVQRQGANRIVVELPGVQDTAEAKRILGKTANLEFRFGAEPGASKATTEVFEFREGNRSAQVERGLIITGDQVTDAQASFDEHGRPQVNIRLDGHGGELMSRATRTNVGRSMAVIFIEQKPVTRYVKQTVDGVEKEVAVQSFQEEKKIISLATIQSPLGSQFRITGLNGQGESSELALLLRAGGLAAPMYFAEERTIGPSLGADNITKGIDASLWGMLFVSLFIIAIYRGFGVIATVALAGNMVLLLALMSLLGATLTLPGIAGIVLTMGMAVDANVLIFSRIREELKAGMSVQRAIHEGFNRAYTAIIDANLTSLLVGGILFAMGTGPVKGFAVTMSLGIFTSMFTAVMVTRAMVNLTCGGRDIKKLWV, from the coding sequence ATGCTGAACAAATACCCTCTGTGGAAATACGCACTGATCGTGCTGGTACTGGCGGTCGGTTTTATTTATTCCGCTCCCAACCTCTACCCGGATGACCCGGCCGTGCAAATCAGCGGTGCCAGCTCGGCGCTGCATGTAAGCCAGGGCGACCTTGACCGTGCCACCAAGGCGCTGGTCGATGCCGGTATCACCGTGAAGAGCGGCAGCCTGGGCGAGAAGGGCAGTGCGCTGGTGCGCCTGACCAACCAGGAAGACCAACTGCCAGCCAAGGATGTAGTGCGCAAGGCACTGGGCGATGATTACGTCGTGGCCCTGAACCTGGCCCAAACTACCCCGCAATGGCTGCGCAACCTGGGCGCAAGCCCGATGAAGCTGGGCCTGGACCTGTCCGGTGGTGTGCACTTCCTGCTGGAAGTGGACATGGACAAAGCCATGAGCGCCCGCATGAAAGTCTATGAAGGCGAGGTCAAGACCTTGCTGCGCAAAGAGCGCATCCGCTACCGCAGCCTGCCGCAGCAGGATGGCGGGATCATGCTGGGCTTCAGTGACGATGCCACCCGCGAGCAGGCACGTGCCCTGATCCGCAAGAATTTCAACGATTTCGACCTGACCACCAACGAGCGCAACGAGCTCGCCGTGCTGCGTCTGGCGCTGACTCAGGCGAAAGTCGCCGAGATCCGCGAATACTCGATCAAGCAGAACCTCACCACCGTGCGTAACCGGGTGAACGAGCTGGGCGTGGCCGAGCCGCTGGTACAGCGCCAGGGCGCCAACCGCATCGTGGTCGAGCTGCCAGGCGTGCAGGACACTGCCGAAGCCAAGCGTATTCTCGGCAAGACCGCCAACCTGGAGTTCCGCTTTGGTGCCGAACCCGGTGCGTCGAAAGCCACTACCGAGGTGTTCGAATTCCGTGAAGGTAATCGTTCTGCCCAGGTCGAGCGTGGCCTGATCATCACCGGTGACCAGGTTACCGACGCCCAGGCCAGCTTCGATGAGCATGGCCGCCCGCAGGTGAACATCCGCCTGGATGGCCACGGTGGCGAGCTGATGAGTCGCGCTACCCGCACCAACGTGGGCCGCAGCATGGCGGTGATCTTCATCGAGCAGAAGCCGGTCACCCGCTACGTCAAGCAGACCGTTGACGGCGTCGAGAAGGAAGTGGCGGTACAAAGCTTCCAGGAAGAGAAGAAAATCATCAGCCTGGCGACCATCCAGTCGCCGCTGGGCAGCCAGTTCCGTATCACCGGCCTGAATGGCCAGGGCGAATCGTCCGAACTGGCCCTGCTGCTGCGTGCCGGTGGCCTGGCCGCGCCGATGTACTTCGCTGAAGAGCGTACCATCGGCCCAAGCCTGGGTGCCGACAACATCACCAAGGGTATCGACGCCTCCCTGTGGGGCATGCTGTTCGTCTCGCTGTTCATCATCGCCATCTACCGTGGCTTTGGCGTGATCGCCACCGTTGCCCTGGCGGGCAACATGGTGCTGCTGCTGGCGCTGATGTCGCTGTTGGGCGCAACCCTGACCCTGCCGGGTATTGCGGGTATCGTGTTGACCATGGGTATGGCGGTCGACGCCAACGTGCTGATCTTCTCGCGTATCCGCGAAGAGCTGAAGGCCGGCATGTCGGTGCAGCGCGCCATCCATGAAGGCTTCAACCGTGCCTATACCGCGATCATCGACGCCAACCTGACCAGTCTGCTGGTCGGCGGTATCCTGTTCGCCATGGGTACCGGCCCGGTCAAGGGCTTTGCCGTCACCATGTCCCTCGGGATTTTCACCTCGATGTTCACCGCCGTCATGGTGACCCGCGCCATGGTCAACCTGACCTGTGGCGGGCGTGACATCAAGAAGCTGTGGGTTTGA
- the tgt gene encoding tRNA guanosine(34) transglycosylase Tgt, translating into MSFELLATDGKARRGRLTFPRGTVETPAFMPVGTYGTVKGMLPRDIEAIGAEIILGNTFHLWLRPGTEVIKKHNGLHDFMQWKGPILTDSGGFQVFSLGAMRKIKEEGVTFASPVDGSKVFMGPEESMQVQRDLGSDIVMIFDECTPYPAEHDVARTSMELSLRWAQRSKNAHGDNTAALFGIVQGGMYQDLRMRSLEALVNIDFDGLAIGGLSVGEPKHEMIKVLDYLPAQMPADKPRYLMGVGKPEDLVEGVRRGVDMFDCVMPTRNARNGHLFVDTGVIKIRNAFHRHDDSPLDPTCDCYTCTNFSRAYLHHLDKCGEMLSSMLNTIHNLRHYQRLMAGLREAIQQGKLAAFVDAFYAKRGLPVPPLD; encoded by the coding sequence ATGTCCTTCGAACTGCTGGCCACTGACGGCAAAGCCCGTCGTGGCCGGCTGACTTTCCCCCGTGGCACGGTCGAGACCCCGGCGTTCATGCCGGTGGGCACCTACGGCACGGTCAAGGGCATGCTGCCGCGTGACATCGAGGCCATCGGTGCCGAGATCATCCTCGGCAACACCTTCCACCTGTGGCTGCGCCCGGGCACCGAGGTGATCAAGAAGCACAATGGCCTGCATGATTTCATGCAGTGGAAAGGCCCGATCCTTACCGACTCCGGTGGTTTCCAGGTGTTCAGCCTGGGCGCCATGCGCAAGATCAAGGAAGAGGGCGTGACGTTCGCCTCGCCGGTCGATGGCTCGAAAGTGTTCATGGGCCCTGAAGAATCGATGCAGGTGCAGCGCGATCTGGGCTCCGACATCGTCATGATCTTCGACGAATGCACCCCGTACCCGGCCGAGCACGACGTGGCACGTACCTCCATGGAGCTGTCGCTGCGCTGGGCCCAGCGCTCTAAGAACGCCCACGGTGACAACACCGCTGCGCTGTTCGGCATCGTTCAGGGCGGAATGTATCAAGACCTGCGCATGCGCTCGCTCGAAGCGCTGGTCAACATCGACTTCGACGGCCTGGCCATCGGCGGCCTGTCGGTGGGTGAGCCCAAGCACGAAATGATCAAAGTGCTGGACTACCTGCCGGCGCAAATGCCCGCTGACAAACCTCGTTACCTTATGGGGGTAGGCAAACCGGAAGATCTGGTTGAGGGTGTGCGCCGCGGCGTCGACATGTTCGACTGCGTGATGCCCACGCGCAATGCGCGCAACGGCCATCTGTTCGTCGATACAGGGGTGATCAAGATCCGCAACGCGTTCCATCGCCACGATGATTCGCCGCTGGATCCGACCTGTGATTGCTACACCTGCACCAACTTCTCCCGTGCTTACCTCCATCACCTGGACAAGTGCGGCGAAATGCTGAGCAGCATGCTGAATACCATCCACAACTTGCGCCATTACCAGCGCTTGATGGCCGGTTTACGCGAGGCTATTCAACAGGGTAAATTGGCCGCCTTTGTCGACGCCTTCTACGCCAAACGCGGGCTGCCTGTGCCGCCTTTGGACTGA
- the suhB gene encoding type III secretion system regulator SuhB, whose product MQPMLNIALRAARSASELIFRSIERLDTIKVDEKEAKDYVSEVDRAAEQSIVNALRKAYPNHSIQGEETGLHAGTGEEGKDYLWIIDPLDGTTNFLRGIPHFAVSIACKYRGRLEHAVIVDPVRQEEFTASRGRGAQLNGRRLRVSSRTSLEGALLGTGFPFRDNQMADMDNYLGMFRALTGQTAGIRRAGSASLDLAYVAAGRFDAFWESGLSEWDMAAGVLLIQEAGGLVSDFNGGHDFLDKGHIVAGNIKCFKAVLTAIQPHLPEHMKR is encoded by the coding sequence ATGCAGCCTATGCTGAATATCGCCCTGCGCGCCGCTCGCAGCGCCAGTGAACTGATTTTCCGCTCCATCGAACGCCTGGATACCATCAAGGTCGACGAGAAAGAGGCTAAGGACTACGTCTCCGAGGTTGATCGCGCCGCCGAGCAGAGCATCGTCAACGCCCTGCGCAAAGCCTACCCGAACCACTCCATCCAGGGCGAAGAAACCGGCCTGCACGCCGGCACCGGCGAAGAAGGCAAGGACTACCTGTGGATCATCGACCCGCTCGATGGCACCACCAACTTCCTGCGCGGCATCCCGCACTTCGCCGTCAGCATCGCTTGCAAATACCGTGGTCGCCTTGAGCACGCCGTGATCGTCGACCCGGTTCGCCAGGAAGAATTCACCGCCAGCCGTGGCCGTGGCGCACAACTGAATGGTCGCCGCCTGCGCGTGAGCTCGCGCACCAGCCTGGAAGGCGCCCTGCTGGGTACCGGCTTCCCGTTCCGTGACAACCAGATGGCTGACATGGACAACTACCTGGGCATGTTCCGCGCACTGACCGGCCAGACCGCCGGCATCCGCCGTGCCGGCTCCGCCTCGCTGGACCTGGCCTACGTTGCCGCCGGCCGTTTCGATGCCTTCTGGGAATCGGGCCTGTCCGAGTGGGACATGGCTGCGGGCGTACTGCTGATTCAGGAAGCAGGCGGCCTGGTCAGCGACTTCAACGGTGGCCACGACTTCCTCGACAAAGGCCACATCGTTGCCGGCAACATCAAGTGCTTCAAGGCCGTGCTGACTGCCATTCAGCCGCATCTGCCAGAGCACATGAAGCGCTAA
- a CDS encoding glycine zipper 2TM domain-containing protein has product MNKSMLVGAVLGAVGVTAGGAVATYSLVNKGPEYAQVTDVQPIKQQVKTPREVCKDVTVTRQAPVKDQHQIAGTVVGAIAGGLLGNQIGGGTGKKIATVAGAVGGGYAGNKVQEGMQERDTYTTTQTRCNTVNDISEKVVGYNVTYSIGDQVGKVKMDREPGSTIPLDKNGKLILSQAGE; this is encoded by the coding sequence GTGAATAAATCAATGCTGGTGGGTGCGGTACTAGGTGCTGTCGGTGTAACCGCCGGAGGTGCTGTGGCGACCTACAGCTTGGTGAACAAAGGCCCCGAGTATGCCCAGGTCACCGATGTTCAGCCGATCAAACAGCAGGTGAAGACACCGCGTGAGGTCTGCAAGGATGTAACGGTAACCCGTCAGGCCCCGGTCAAGGACCAGCACCAGATTGCCGGTACCGTGGTGGGTGCCATTGCCGGTGGTTTGCTGGGTAACCAGATCGGCGGCGGCACGGGCAAGAAGATTGCCACCGTGGCCGGTGCGGTCGGTGGCGGTTATGCCGGTAACAAGGTCCAGGAGGGCATGCAGGAGCGTGATACCTACACCACTACGCAAACTCGCTGCAACACAGTGAATGACATCAGTGAGAAGGTGGTGGGCTACAATGTCACCTATTCCATTGGTGATCAGGTAGGCAAGGTGAAGATGGATCGCGAGCCGGGTTCGACCATTCCGCTGGACAAGAATGGCAAGTTGATTCTCAGCCAGGCCGGGGAGTGA
- a CDS encoding tyrosine-type recombinase/integrase: MPLTTLQIKGSKPTDKQYMLGDSSGLGLLVHPNGSKYWHFRYTFRGRAMKMSLGVWPVVSLQEARDKAAECRRLVKNDINPGAKARADKREKREAGLNTFKRAAEYWYQFKADSGRARATLKKIRDYLDKDLLPALGSKQLEEITRADCARLQASIEKRGAFNVADKARTWLKQIFSQAIARGLCEHNPASELHTIALAPPPPQHYPHLRESELPEFLQALSKTTSRLPARVATWMAILTAARPGMVRYATWEDIDFEEGTWTVPAERMKMRRDYTSPLPNQLLAMLIKLHQLTGLSRYLFPGNGNKRPVICENTINLVFVKIGYEGCIVSHGVRHTASTLLREHGWLKDHVESQLAHVEGGIAGEYNQALYMTQRRIMMQWYADYLDALREGMTLSLRDQFDTRVNQFLSHKASVLLGPSASSVNRCELEEQRGAYQR, encoded by the coding sequence ATGCCCCTCACCACCTTGCAAATCAAAGGCTCCAAGCCGACCGACAAGCAATACATGCTTGGTGATAGTTCGGGTCTTGGCCTACTGGTTCACCCCAACGGAAGCAAGTATTGGCATTTTCGGTACACCTTCCGTGGCCGAGCGATGAAGATGTCGCTCGGTGTCTGGCCGGTAGTGTCGCTACAGGAGGCTCGTGACAAGGCCGCAGAGTGCCGACGACTTGTGAAAAACGACATCAACCCGGGAGCAAAGGCTCGGGCTGATAAACGTGAAAAGCGAGAAGCCGGACTCAATACTTTCAAGCGCGCAGCTGAATACTGGTATCAGTTCAAAGCTGACTCTGGCCGCGCACGGGCGACACTGAAGAAGATTCGCGACTACCTAGACAAGGATCTCCTACCAGCGCTGGGCTCTAAGCAACTGGAGGAAATCACACGAGCTGACTGCGCTCGGTTGCAAGCCAGCATCGAAAAGCGTGGTGCTTTCAATGTTGCCGACAAAGCACGCACTTGGCTCAAGCAGATCTTCAGCCAGGCAATAGCGCGCGGATTGTGCGAGCACAATCCAGCTTCAGAGCTTCATACGATCGCTTTAGCACCTCCCCCACCCCAGCACTACCCCCACCTGCGCGAAAGCGAGCTTCCGGAATTCCTTCAAGCACTGAGCAAGACCACTAGCCGCCTACCTGCTCGAGTGGCCACCTGGATGGCTATCCTCACTGCCGCTCGCCCTGGCATGGTCCGCTATGCGACTTGGGAAGATATCGATTTTGAGGAAGGTACGTGGACCGTTCCGGCAGAGCGAATGAAGATGCGCCGGGATTACACTTCCCCACTCCCGAACCAGCTTCTTGCGATGCTGATCAAACTTCACCAACTAACCGGCCTCAGTCGCTATCTATTTCCCGGAAACGGTAATAAGCGCCCCGTGATCTGCGAGAACACGATCAACCTCGTCTTCGTGAAGATTGGCTATGAGGGGTGCATAGTGAGCCACGGTGTACGGCACACGGCGAGCACCCTGCTGCGGGAGCATGGATGGTTGAAGGATCATGTGGAAAGTCAGCTGGCCCATGTCGAAGGCGGCATTGCCGGTGAGTACAACCAAGCGCTGTACATGACACAAAGGCGAATCATGATGCAGTGGTACGCCGACTACCTCGACGCACTCCGGGAGGGGATGACCCTCAGCTTGCGTGATCAGTTTGACACCCGAGTCAATCAGTTTCTCTCCCACAAGGCGTCAGTGCTATTGGGCCCCAGTGCTAGTAGCGTTAATCGCTGCGAGCTGGAAGAACAACGCGGCGCGTATCAGCGATAG
- the secF gene encoding protein translocase subunit SecF, with product MKTINFMGVRNVAFGITVLLTVLALFSWWQKGLNFGLDFTGGTLIELTYERPADLQKVRTELVSSGFHEAVVQSFGATTDLLVRMPGDDPQLGNKVAAALQAAGGDNPATIKRVEFVGPQVGEELRDQGGMGMLLALGGILIYLAFRFQWKFAVGAIVSLIHDVVVTLGILSFFQITFDLTVLAAVLAIIGYSLNDTIVVFDRVRENFRVMRKASLIENINVSTTQTLLRTIATSVSTLLAIAALLFFGGDNLFGFSLALFIGVMAGTYSSIYIANVVLIWLNLNSEDLIPPAKTDGVDERP from the coding sequence ATGAAAACCATCAACTTCATGGGTGTACGTAATGTCGCGTTCGGCATTACCGTGCTCCTCACCGTGCTGGCACTGTTCAGCTGGTGGCAGAAGGGCCTTAACTTTGGCCTGGATTTCACCGGCGGTACGCTGATCGAGCTGACCTACGAGCGCCCGGCCGACCTGCAAAAGGTGCGTACCGAGCTGGTGAGTTCGGGCTTCCACGAGGCTGTGGTGCAGAGCTTCGGCGCCACCACCGACCTGCTGGTGCGTATGCCGGGTGATGACCCGCAACTGGGTAACAAGGTTGCCGCGGCCCTGCAGGCTGCCGGTGGCGACAACCCTGCCACCATCAAGCGTGTCGAGTTCGTTGGCCCGCAGGTGGGTGAAGAACTGCGCGACCAGGGCGGCATGGGCATGCTGCTGGCGTTGGGCGGTATCCTTATTTACCTGGCCTTCCGCTTCCAGTGGAAATTCGCCGTGGGCGCGATCGTTTCGCTGATCCACGACGTAGTGGTGACTCTGGGTATCCTGTCGTTCTTCCAGATCACCTTCGACCTGACGGTGCTGGCGGCGGTACTGGCCATCATCGGCTACTCGCTCAACGACACCATCGTCGTGTTCGACCGTGTGCGCGAGAACTTCCGTGTAATGCGCAAGGCCTCGCTGATCGAGAATATCAACGTCTCGACCACCCAGACCCTGTTGCGCACCATCGCCACTTCAGTGTCGACCCTGCTGGCCATTGCTGCGCTGCTGTTCTTTGGTGGCGACAACCTGTTTGGCTTCTCCCTGGCGCTGTTCATCGGCGTCATGGCGGGTACCTACTCGTCGATCTACATCGCCAACGTGGTGTTGATCTGGCTGAACCTGAACAGTGAAGACCTGATCCCTCCTGCCAAGACTGACGGTGTGGACGAGCGTCCGTAA